The DNA region CTGCAAACATATCAATCATAAGCCTAAAGTTAATTGGAAACTTCTGGTATAGTGAAGCCACGCAGAGCGAGTAAATTTTAGAGCTACGATTACAAGAGCTAGGTTGGGATAGATAAAAGATCCcttaaaaggaaaagagaaggaaaaaccCTTCCCATGCTTCATATAAATGatcaaaaatttagtttttcaaacttattatcAAATCCACCCATGAAAGTGATCAAAGTTTTGgaggggaaaaataaataacagaACAGAAATATTCAGTTACCTGTTTGGCCAAACTGGTGATCTGCTGCAGGTCACCAGCTGCACCTGTTGTCACCTCTGGCTCACCAAAAATCACTTCCTCAGCAGCTCTACCACCAAGCCCACCAACAATTCTTGCAAATAGCTGCTGCTTGGAAATCAGAGTAGGGTCATCAGAAGGAATGAACCAGGTAAGACCTCTTGCCTGACCACGAGGAACAAGGGTGACTTTTTGAACAGGATCATGCCCTGGAGTCAAAGTTCTGacccaaaagaaaataaaagcatTTTGTAAGTTGTTTGAGCAAATTTCTAAACAAGCATTAACAATGAGCCTAAAGCAAGCTCTCAAGGGAGGGAGAGGAGAGGGAGGAAAAAGATTTTATGAGAAGAAGTAGGACTATCATGCTTGCTTGAAAGTTCTGATTCTCCTCACAAACAAagggtgtttgatgaaataTGAATGCTTCATTTGTAAATCATCCTAGATTCTTGATAAAAGAGGAATGTTTAAGGTATATAGGCTAGGAGCACTGGACTTATTTGTAATCTTGGCAAAGCATGGTAAGATTTTTTAACATTCTTCCATTGGAACATAACCATGACAATGCCATTGTCTCATAATTGGTGGTGTATGTCTACTTGAACTATGATTTTAGCCTACTTGATTGATGTAATGACTTTGCCACTCCAGCATCTAAAACTTGAGAGGGCAGTAACCAGAATATATCATAATTGGAAAAATTTTGTCTgaaatttagtttgttttaaCATTTGCCTATTGTCAGGTACAGTAGGTGATACAACTAGTAATCTTTTCCTTGGAGATTCAGAGAATTTTGTAGGCCACCTAtattgataacaaaattaattataacaacCAAATGGAGACTAAAGAAGTAGTGACTAATGCAGGCTAAATATTATACTTCCCTAAAGTAAAAATCACAACATTCCATCAAAAGcctttacaaaatttattagtgAATATTCTGAAAAGACAGATTATGAGAAAGCCATCCTACTTACCCACATATTGCATGGCCAACCTCATGGTAAGCAACCAGACTTTTGCTTTTCCCATCAGTCATTACTGTTCCTTCCATTCCAGCAACAATCCTATCAATTGAATCATCAATCTCTTTAGATGAAATAGCAGTCTTCCCACGTCTACCAGCCAATATGGCTGCCTCATTTAAGAGGTTTGCTAAATCTGCACCACTAAAACCAGGTGTTCTCATGGCTATCACATCAAGAGAGACATCAGCATCAAACTTCTTATTGCTAGCATGAACCTTCAATATCTCTGTTCGTCCTCGTATATCAGGAACATCAACAGTAACCTGTATTAAAGCTTTACATTAAgtactaattttatataatttgagaaataaaaatatgatgatCTATTATTACCTGTCTGTCAAACCGCCCTGGCCTCAATAAGGCGGAATCAAGAATGTCAGCCCTATTAGTAGCTGCAATTACAATGATACCAGTGTTACCCTCAAAACCATCCATTTCTGTCAAAAGCTGGTTAAGGGTCTGTTCTCTTTCATCATTCCCTCCTCCAATTCCAGTTCCTCTTTGTCGTCCAACGGCATCAATTTCATCCACAAATACAATGCATGGAGCATTCTCCTTGGCCTTCTTGAAAAGATCTCGGACTCGAGATGCACCAACACCAACAAACATCTCAACAAACTCAGAGCCAGAGATAGAGAAAAATGGAACCCCAGCTTCACCAGCAATAGCCTTCGCTAGAAGAGTCTTCCCAGTTCCAGGAGGACCAACAAGAAGAACACCTTTTGGAATGCGAGCTCCAACAGCAGTGAATCTCTCAGGCTTCTTGAGAAACTCCACCACCTCCATGAaatcttgttttgcttcatcaaCTCCAGCAACATCATCAAATGTTACACCAGTATTTGGTTCCATTTGAAATTTGGCTTTGGATTGACCAAAGGCCAGAGGGAAACCAGGCCCACCAGGACCACCCATTCCACCAGAAGAACGCCTTGAGAGAAGGAACAACCCTCCAATTAGGATTAGTGGGAAAGCAAGATTCCCAATTAAGTTGAATAGCAGAGATCCTGAGTCTTCTTG from Mangifera indica cultivar Alphonso chromosome 8, CATAS_Mindica_2.1, whole genome shotgun sequence includes:
- the LOC123223683 gene encoding ATP-dependent zinc metalloprotease FTSH 2, chloroplastic-like, translated to MAASSACLIANVLSTHKIKANLSKDFYGKRLMVSSSFSSLEKKSKAALIKASLGQKQSEGRRGFLKLLLGNVGLGASALLGSGNAYADDQGVSSSRMSYSRFLEYVDKDRVKKVDLFENGTIAIVEAISPELGNRVQRVRVQLPGLSQELLQKFSEKNIDFAAHNAQEDSGSLLFNLIGNLAFPLILIGGLFLLSRRSSGGMGGPGGPGFPLAFGQSKAKFQMEPNTGVTFDDVAGVDEAKQDFMEVVEFLKKPERFTAVGARIPKGVLLVGPPGTGKTLLAKAIAGEAGVPFFSISGSEFVEMFVGVGASRVRDLFKKAKENAPCIVFVDEIDAVGRQRGTGIGGGNDEREQTLNQLLTEMDGFEGNTGIIVIAATNRADILDSALLRPGRFDRQVTVDVPDIRGRTEILKVHASNKKFDADVSLDVIAMRTPGFSGADLANLLNEAAILAGRRGKTAISSKEIDDSIDRIVAGMEGTVMTDGKSKSLVAYHEVGHAICGTLTPGHDPVQKVTLVPRGQARGLTWFIPSDDPTLISKQQLFARIVGGLGGRAAEEVIFGEPEVTTGAAGDLQQITSLAKQMVTTFGMSEIGPWSLMDTSAQSADVIMRMMARNSMSERLAEDIDAAVKRLSDSAYEIALNHIRNNREAIDKIVEVLLEKETMTGDEFRAILSEFVEIPVENRVPAVAPTPVTV